In Deinococcus sp. QL22, the following are encoded in one genomic region:
- a CDS encoding agmatine deiminase family protein has protein sequence MPHVTRSDLSSSSLPAPEQHLLPRDTPAALLGFAMPAEWAPHAATWMGWPANDDLWFGHLDAVRAEFAELIRTIARFEAVHLLVRDTESEQDARERLDGANVSFHHVPLDDVWMRDNGPIFITRGSGAEADLSLINWRFNAWGGKFDSGHDDRVPEYVAQSLSLTHWDRPEVLEGGGLEVNGAGMGLTTRSCFLTDTRNPGLTEEGYAELLQGTLGIQKLLWLDGGLENDHTDGHIDTITRFVDEQTIVTSVEPNPEDPNHTTMAGNLAQLQAMTDLSGQPFRVVELPLPAQRLEGAEGRLPPTYANFYIGNGFVVVPQYGDPNDIPALEVLRPLFPGREVIGLSSRAIIEGGGSFHCITQQQPQGQAWNGK, from the coding sequence ATGCCCCACGTGACCCGTTCTGACCTGTCCAGCTCTAGCTTGCCTGCCCCCGAACAGCACCTGCTGCCGCGAGACACGCCCGCCGCCCTGCTGGGGTTTGCCATGCCTGCCGAGTGGGCTCCGCACGCCGCCACCTGGATGGGCTGGCCCGCCAACGACGACCTGTGGTTCGGGCATCTGGACGCCGTGCGGGCCGAGTTTGCCGAGCTGATCCGTACCATTGCCCGCTTTGAAGCCGTGCATCTGCTGGTGCGCGATACCGAAAGTGAGCAGGACGCCCGCGAACGGCTGGACGGTGCGAACGTGTCCTTCCATCATGTGCCGCTGGACGACGTGTGGATGCGCGACAACGGCCCTATTTTCATCACGCGGGGCAGCGGCGCAGAGGCCGACCTGAGCCTGATCAACTGGCGGTTCAATGCCTGGGGCGGCAAGTTTGATTCGGGGCACGATGACCGCGTGCCGGAATACGTGGCGCAGTCCCTCAGCCTCACGCACTGGGATCGGCCCGAAGTGCTGGAAGGCGGCGGGCTGGAAGTGAACGGCGCGGGCATGGGCCTGACCACCCGTTCGTGTTTCCTGACCGACACGCGCAATCCGGGCCTGACCGAAGAGGGCTACGCCGAGCTGCTGCAAGGGACGCTGGGCATCCAGAAGCTGCTGTGGCTGGACGGCGGGCTGGAAAACGACCACACCGACGGCCACATCGACACCATCACGCGCTTTGTGGATGAGCAGACCATCGTAACCAGCGTGGAGCCGAATCCCGAAGACCCCAACCACACCACGATGGCGGGCAATCTGGCGCAGTTGCAGGCCATGACCGACCTCAGCGGCCAGCCCTTCCGGGTGGTGGAATTGCCACTGCCCGCGCAGCGCCTGGAGGGGGCAGAAGGCCGCTTACCGCCCACCTACGCCAACTTTTATATCGGCAACGGCTTCGTGGTAGTTCCCCAGTACGGCGACCCCAACGACATCCCCGCGCTGGAAGTCTTGCGTCCCCTCTTTCCGGGACGCGAGGTGATCGGCCTGAGCAGCCGCGCCATCATCGAGGGCGGCGGAAGCTTTCACTGCATCACGCAGCAGCAACCGCAGGGGCAGGCATGGAATGGCAAGTGA
- a CDS encoding DsbA family protein: MWWLTDQALGEGSPYQQNSLAAFLAAHAAAQQGEELHWAFTLALFRAVHEDKKTLDEAAITDAAHTAGLDLDAFAAARADEAGLRASLRAELAEAAEIGVFGTPTFVLPDGSAAYYRFENLTRDPETALVWWNLYGEVLRSGAGIATVKRAKNRPTKKA, from the coding sequence GTGTGGTGGCTGACCGATCAGGCGTTGGGGGAAGGCAGTCCCTACCAGCAGAATAGTCTGGCCGCGTTTCTGGCTGCCCACGCCGCCGCGCAGCAGGGCGAGGAATTGCACTGGGCGTTTACGCTGGCCCTGTTCCGCGCTGTGCATGAAGACAAGAAGACGCTGGATGAGGCTGCTATCACCGACGCCGCTCACACCGCCGGACTGGATCTGGACGCCTTCGCCGCCGCCCGCGCCGATGAAGCGGGCCTCCGCGCCAGCCTGCGTGCCGAACTGGCTGAGGCCGCCGAGATCGGTGTCTTCGGCACGCCCACCTTCGTCCTGCCCGACGGAAGCGCCGCCTACTACCGCTTCGAGAACCTGACCCGCGACCCCGAAACTGCGCTGGTGTGGTGGAATCTCTACGGAGAAGTGTTGCGCTCCGGTGCAGGCATTGCCACAGTCAAGCGGGCAAAAAATCGTCCGACAAAGAAGGCGTAG
- a CDS encoding GNAT family N-acetyltransferase: protein MASETFPLPDAQGAETDLGGGYSLRPVTNADAWAVADRLEVEAYQSVSFDWQTDAPFAMPDGKRHAWLVLHGGEVAGWQISRQWDARTAYMINTALLPEHRGKGVYSRLLPTVLDVLKAEGYTLVRSHHHATNNAVLIPKLRAGFRLQGMEIDHHGMLAVLIYSFDPVYRDYMDVRCGLKRAGEEVAQRLGLDALEPTPSLSDDFLPA from the coding sequence ATGGCAAGTGAAACTTTCCCCTTACCAGACGCACAGGGCGCAGAAACCGATTTAGGCGGCGGCTACAGCCTGCGCCCCGTTACCAATGCCGACGCCTGGGCGGTAGCCGACAGGCTGGAAGTTGAGGCGTACCAGAGCGTGTCGTTCGATTGGCAGACCGACGCGCCTTTTGCCATGCCAGACGGCAAGCGTCATGCGTGGCTCGTGTTGCACGGCGGCGAGGTGGCAGGCTGGCAGATCTCGCGGCAGTGGGACGCCCGCACCGCCTACATGATCAATACGGCGCTGTTGCCAGAGCACCGCGGCAAAGGCGTCTATTCGCGCCTGCTACCCACTGTGCTGGACGTACTGAAGGCCGAGGGCTACACGCTGGTTCGCAGCCACCACCACGCCACCAACAACGCGGTACTGATCCCCAAGTTGCGGGCCGGATTCCGTCTTCAGGGCATGGAAATAGACCATCACGGGATGCTGGCGGTGCTGATCTACAGCTTTGATCCGGTGTACCGCGACTACATGGACGTGCGCTGCGGCCTGAAACGGGCGGGGGAAGAAGTGGCGCAGCGGCTGGGACTGGACGCGCTGGAGCCTACGCCTTCTTTGTCGGACGATTTTTTGCCCGCTTGA
- a CDS encoding RNB domain-containing ribonuclease: MTLPPLTADQLTPAQRTEIELLARGKAEKSRTLRELGQQETPESAHALLLRLGIWTDARTPYADRLGAALTPVTLPVPDFADEARLDLTHLEAFAIDDDGNRDPDDAVGIEALEGGLTRLWVHVADVSALVTADSPLDLEARARGATLYLPDQTIGMLPDELVERTGLGLHDTMPALSISLDLDSDGNADAVDVCLSRVRVTRLTYSQAQERLDAGAEPFVTMARLARASRDLRESEGAMSIDLPEVRVKVNADGVEVSPLPKPEMRFVVQESMTLAGWGAAIFGDDHSIALPFATQDAPTRDVHGDTLPAQWARRRTLARTRFQPSPGPHHGMGLELYVQATSPMRRYLDLVVHQQLRSHLTGTEPLAGKAVAARVAEAQMNADATRQAERLSRKHHTLRYVAAQPDRVWDAVIVDRRGPQATLLIPDLAYDLPLSTPAPAGTALRLRMTDVDLPKLTVRARVVTGE, from the coding sequence ATGACTCTGCCCCCCCTCACTGCTGATCAGCTCACACCGGCCCAGCGCACCGAAATAGAACTGCTGGCGCGGGGCAAGGCCGAAAAAAGCCGCACCCTGCGCGAACTCGGCCAGCAAGAAACCCCCGAATCGGCCCATGCCCTGCTGCTGCGGTTAGGGATATGGACAGACGCCCGCACACCGTACGCAGACCGTCTGGGCGCGGCATTAACCCCAGTGACGCTGCCCGTTCCGGACTTTGCCGACGAAGCCCGCCTTGACCTGACGCATCTGGAAGCCTTTGCCATCGACGATGACGGCAACCGCGACCCCGACGACGCGGTGGGCATCGAAGCCCTAGAGGGTGGCCTGACGCGCCTGTGGGTGCATGTGGCCGACGTTTCGGCGCTGGTGACGGCAGACAGCCCGCTGGACTTGGAAGCCCGCGCACGCGGCGCAACACTGTATTTGCCCGACCAGACCATCGGGATGCTGCCCGACGAGTTGGTGGAACGCACGGGCCTCGGCCTGCACGACACCATGCCCGCGCTCTCCATCAGCCTCGATCTGGATTCGGACGGCAACGCCGACGCCGTAGACGTGTGCCTGAGCCGCGTGCGCGTGACCCGGCTGACCTATTCGCAGGCACAGGAGCGGCTGGATGCGGGCGCAGAACCGTTTGTGACGATGGCCCGCCTCGCCCGTGCCAGCCGCGACCTGCGCGAATCGGAAGGGGCCATGAGCATAGACCTGCCCGAAGTGCGCGTGAAGGTAAATGCAGACGGCGTAGAGGTGTCGCCGCTGCCCAAGCCCGAGATGCGGTTTGTGGTGCAGGAATCGATGACGCTTGCAGGCTGGGGAGCCGCTATTTTCGGTGACGACCACAGCATCGCCCTGCCGTTTGCCACGCAGGATGCTCCCACCCGCGACGTACACGGCGACACCCTGCCCGCCCAGTGGGCCCGCCGCCGCACGCTGGCCCGCACGCGCTTTCAGCCCTCGCCGGGGCCGCATCACGGCATGGGGCTGGAATTATACGTGCAGGCCACCAGCCCTATGCGCCGTTACCTTGATCTGGTGGTGCATCAGCAGTTGCGCTCGCACCTGACCGGCACCGAACCGCTGGCGGGCAAGGCCGTGGCTGCCCGCGTGGCCGAGGCCCAGATGAACGCCGACGCCACCCGGCAGGCCGAACGCCTGAGCCGCAAGCACCACACGCTGCGCTACGTGGCCGCCCAGCCAGACCGCGTGTGGGACGCCGTGATCGTGGATCGGCGCGGCCCCCAAGCCACCCTGCTGATTCCCGACTTGGCCTACGACTTGCCGCTCAGTACCCCCGCCCCGGCAGGCACGGCGCTACGGCTGCGCATGACCGACGTGGATTTGCCCAAATTGACGGTGCGGGCCAGAGTCGTCACAGGGGAATGA